AGCTCAGCGCTCGCTACACAGCTGAGCCAAAGGCCATCGTTTCACACAGACACTcctttcaacttaaaaaaataatttgtaatttttctatcaaatcaaaatgtatttttgaagTTTGCATCTGATATGTAGTTAAACAAGCACATATTACAGTGCAAGGGTTGATTTCCATTGTACTAATATAATGTTTTAACCCCTGCATTTATATTCAAGTGGAAAAGTGTTCCAGTATGGGTAGTAGAGCTGCACCATGTCGTCAAAATAATCATATTGCAATTATTtatgacagatattgtgattgcAATACGATTTCCATGAAGGACAATATTCAAATCAGCTAATGTCAACAAGCAAAACACTTACAAAGCAGGATTTTTAGATTTTACACTCTTATTGCAGCTTTGATTATCAGCCCAATTCTTCTCTGCATAAAGTTTAGgtagacaaaaataaaagcaaaagacaAATCACAAAAACTCACACTGCCAATACTTTTACATCCACTTACAACTTTAATTTCCTAAGTTTTGACACATTTGTTAAAAGCAAATACCAGAAAACCATAATCACATATTGAAATCACAAAAAGCTAAAAGTGACTGATTTTGCATGAAAGCCCTGTAAAATAACATGTACTTTGAAATCAAACctctttatcaatttatttattgattagcatttattaaaaactttaatttaatttgtaatCACTTAAAATGCGACATTGAAGGAGGCTTTTCCTACAATGTCTTTTGTCAACATAATATTTGTCAAACCAGGTAACTGTCATCATTAATGAGATGCCCTGCTTTGATTGAGTCAGTCACCCACGAATCTCTTACAATCTTAAACTTTCTCCTAAAACGTCGTCTCAGAGTCCTCAGATCCACAAGTCTCGTTTCCTCTGTGACGATGACATGAGACACTCCTTCCTCCAGCTTCGGCACAACTGTGCCCCCGTGGTAGCGAAACTCCAGCGCCCTGATGTCCAAACAAGTGGCAGGTATGGCGGTGTCGGGGTCTCCTACATCAGCGCAGCTGTCCATGTAGGCCCTGAAGGGTCTGAACATGCTGGTGGGTAGGTTATCCCAGCCGTAACGCTGCTCCACCTGTCCTATGTCCACGGCCGCCGGCGCGTTGTCACCGCCACGAATGCGGCCAAACAACTCTCGCAGCTGCTGCACGTCTGTGTCCACGAAGTAGCTGTCACCATAGGCGTCGTACTCCTTTCCAAAGTGCTCCTTGGTGGAGGGTGACATGTGGATCATGTGTCGTGGTTGCCATGGCACCACTTCCTTCTGGTCCAGACACTCCAGCAGCCACGAGGCCCAGACCATGTCATGTTGGTTGGCTAAAATCAGGTTCTTAACACGCATGTTCTCCACACCAGCAATCACACAGTAGGTGTCTCGTCCTGGGTTTTGAACCACGATTCCTCCACACCTGGTGATGACATCACTaatcagttatttttttaatttacagctGCTATAATTTCTTTaatgaataaagaaacaaatatttCACAGCATACGCTAAAAACTCCACATGTTCTGCAGCTCTACAAATATGTGTGAGTGGATAGTTCGGGTTTTTGAAGTGCGACTGTTGTATGAGGTGCTGACCCAGAGTCATAGCTGACtgcaaaacagaagaaaaggctcccaaaatataatttttgctACCTTAAGAATATATTCGCCATTTTATCCTGACATTAGATGCCGTTTCCTGACTGGAAAATGAAGTTCTCCTTTAAGTTTGTAAAATactcactccccacaccaaagtccacagagaaaataagtTTTACATTATAGTACACAGGACATAATGATCCACCGCTGTTCTTTTGCGAGTTCAGTATTTGAAAACTTTCATTACCTCAGTAAAACAATCTTACAAAACAAGATGTAGGAGATTAGTAATAACTGtaataagattaagattaagattaaataCTGGACGTATATTTATCAGGTCATCTGACATATGACTCTCATGTTGCTCTGAATCTGCTGGATGTGACAGAGTGTACAAAAATATAGAAGTTAATGCTCAAATGAAATGTATATACttatccaacaacaacaacaaattaacGATGACTTCATTGTACCTGGCCACCCCCTTCTCCAGCTCAGCTTTGGGATGATCGTCAGTACCGTTCAGGATGCAGAACTCCACATCTTCAAACATGTCCGTCTCCTTGGTAACCCCAGAGAGGTCCTGCGGCTTAAAGTGGTCGATGATCCCAACCACCTTCTTGGGTCTGGCAACCAGCTTgcgcttcttcttctgtggttccTCGTCGGTGATGTAAAGGTGCCTCGAGGCGAGTTTCCCCGACGCCTTGCTGCGGAACTGATCCAGCTCTGCCAAAGTCATGCACTGGTGCCACTCCTTGTCGTCACGAATCTTCTCGATCCTGGGGAACCGCAGGGTGCAGTTTGTTTTGTACACGTCGCTTCCAACTATCTCTGCTGCCTTCACTTGGATGATGACAGAGTTGCAGGGCTCGATGTAGACTTCGGGTTTCTCTGTTCCACACAGGATGGATGTTGGTGGGTCGTTTTTTCTATACACTTTCCAATGCTTGGCTAACTTTAAACCAAGGTCATACAACTCCTTCATGGTGTAGCCGGAGCCAATGCGGCAGAACGAGTGGAAGACCGAAGGTTTCTCTCCAGGCTTCGGAGCTTCAGCAACGGCACCTAAGAAATGGGACATCATACCACCTCGTCTCCCTTTGCCCCAATAACCACCAACAATCAGCAGGTCAAGCTCATCCATCAAGCCATCAACATATTCTGGCTTTATTTTCAGCCATCCTTCCCCGCGCTTATCAGGTTTGTAGATAGACAAAGGATCCTTCACCATGATGCCCTCTTCTCTGTCATCAATAGCATCATTGAGAGCGTTCACCACCTCCTGCATGGTCCTTGCGTCTGTCTTTGGCACCAGGTGTAACCTTCCCTTAACTGGGTTGAAAATCGTCTGAAGGGTCTCGTTGCGCTTTTTCAGTGTTTCCTTCCCAAGCTTCTGGTTGTTGACTAACAagacatcaaacacacagaagcacGTCTGTAGCTCAGAGTCTTCCATCAGCCTCTTAATATCGAACTTGCTccctttctgcatgaagttaTCTGTGGTTGGGTTGTACGCCATCATCTCACCGTCAAGGATGCAGTTCACCACATggcttttaaaaacattatggATATAAGGCGTGAGTGAGCCTTCTAGAGGGGATCCTCCAAACTGCTGTGTGTATTCAAAAGCATTTCGGCTAAAGTATTTGTACACATCCCCATCTTTGTGAAGCTGAATGCGCTCCCCATCAAGCTTGGTCTGGATGTAAAAAGGGCTGTTGCCCATCTGTTTCTCCACATTGCGAATGTTAGCCACAGCTGCCAACATGGGCTTAAAGGCAGAGAAAAGTCCAATGGAGACTTCGCTCAATGACACAGAAGGGTCATGGAGCTGCTGGCACACTTTGTTCAAGTCTGTGTTGACGTTGTAGAGCTCGGCAGCGTCCGGGTGGAAGACCTGGAGAACAGTTTCTTTGCTGACGCCAAGCTTCATGTCCTTCAGAATCATTCTGATGAGCCACTTTTGCTCAAGAGGTGAGCTCCGGGTGATGAGGtgaagaagactttttttaacaagATCCTTCTGCTTACCAGCATTGTTGGCAGCCACTGAATCTAGGAAGTCATTGACTTCTTTGATGCTGAGGTTTCCTTGGCTGGTGAGCCGTTTCTTGAGGACAAAGTAGGCCATGCTAGCAAAGTCTCCAGCTTCTCCTTGGGATGTAGTTGGGGCTCTGTAGTTCGACAGTTTATTGGCCTCTGGACCATTCTTTGGTAGGCCTAATACATCGATGTAGAGTTTTGCTAACATACTCTCTTTGATGCCGTATGCCATTCGCTCTCGTTCAAATGAAGGAACTATGAGACGCATAGCTGGGTAGAAAGAGTCCGTTGTTTTGGCCTTGTCTTTGTGGAGGGCAGAATGAAACTTCCTCCACGAATCAATGAAATCCCTGAGGATCTTGGATTTTTCCGGACGCAGCTTAGACTTCTGGATCTTCTCTAGAACGGTACACAGGTGAAGAAATGGAACCTGTTCTGCAACAGATGGCTCACCAGCAGCATCACTTCCAGAAGATCCCTCCATGGTGAAATCTGTTACACGTatcaacaaagaaaatcagtggTGACTAAGGTGGCAAAGGGGTGGAAAATTCCCAGTAAATTTCCAGAAACATTCCATGGGAATTTATGGGAATTAATAAGAATAAATAGGACATTTTGGATACTTAAAAGAAACGGTATCATATACagatataaacatttagttttgtcATAAGCATACATGCTTGCAAAATTATGCAATTAAAAAACATGATATAGATTAATTTAGATATAACTATCTATATTTAGCTAACTATTTATCAATCAATAGTTGCTAGTTAAATTTTAACACCATAGATCAAATATCAACCTCATATCATCAAGGCAATATTCAATAGAATGATATTCAACTGTATTAGCATAAAATCTGTTGGTTTAAACCAAGATTAAAAAATATCTATTTTATTCCCATTAATTACCCATAAATGCATGTTAATTCCCATGGAAAGAATCCAATTTCGAGTTTTGCAACCCCAGTGGTGACTCATCAACTTACACCACAGTCAGGCTAAAGGTCCTCTCTTtctaataaatgaatcaatattATGAAGTAGAAATAAGATATCAGATAAGAGAGAACAAATATTTCTCTACTTTGATTTCCAGTATTTCtgtcattcataaaaaaataaatccgtCCTGTGAGAAATACCTAGGAGTTGTAGATTTCTGGTTAGAAAACAGAACTTATCAcaatctaaatttaaaaaaaatctcaatcTAAAATCTAACAATATTTTGCATGAAAATGTAATctaatttaacaaataaaacttcataaaaagaaagaaatgtaacctgcagcctcacaattATCCAATTTACAGACTGTGTGTCAGTATAACGTAATCAGATGATCAGTGAGCAATGGAAACAAGTGAAATTagcaagaaaaataaattaatctcTGCTAATTTTGTTCCTATTTACACACATCttgcatgttattattattattattgctattattattatccattattcattatattattattatcattatcattattatttcagGTGTATGTCttacaacaacaaaattaaTCTGATTATTTAATCTGAATTATGTATTTACATGCCTATTTCTTCACTTTGTAGATAACTACAGTAAAATCTGAATTAGTGACCTAAAACTTGAAACACTGTACAGTGTAAGTGTTATTGTATTTACAGTTACTGCTGTCAGAGAGAAAAGTAAACATCcggttactttaaaaaagtattcGCTGACATGAGTGTGTTGCCCGGACATGTCAGTCGAAATACCCAACACATTAATAGCTGATTTTATGTTTGTAATTACATGTTAATGTGAAATTCTCTCCaacaattcattttatttaacacaaGGAAACTTCAGTGAAGTACGCGTTTGCGGTttagcaaaaacaaaacgcGGAAATGTGAGTTCAGTGGATCTTTAAACTCAATTTGAAGAAACATACAATCATTCGTTTGAATagataaatattattaaagtgttaataatattatttgagTGTTACCTTTTCCTTACGTCCCTGAAACAAAGGTGAGAGACAAACTTGACTCCAAACAGTACACTACATGTTTACACATTACTACGCTTGTAATCACAATGGGTACGTCAACGGAAATTGTCCCTGTAGAAGCAAAAGCGGAACTTTTTGTTTCCGCCCTATGTCGTTGAAAACGTATacgaaaataaataatgatttatCGTGGCCACTTTTAAGTTTTACATTCATTGAGCATTCCCATTggctctctttctcttttaatGTAGTGTATTTTTAGGTCAGTTATTAAAAAATTGAATAACTGCAGATTTGACATGGAAGCTCCTCACCATCGGAGGGCGCCAGAGAAACGCTGCAGATTGTTTACCATCCTGTGCCTTGGTCTCCAGTGAGTCGGTATTTATCTGGTTGTAATGCTTGGtgctttattattgttaaaaaataacTGTCTGACATATTTGGTGTGATTGTACTTTAACATCACCAAGTTACACTGCTGTAAAGATGTTTGTGCTGGAAAACCTGGTGCAATGGAGTcattttaaagataaatcaGATTATTGTTTTGAATTTATAAAATCCTGTTTTAAAGAATCCTGTTGTTATAGtactgtgtgtggagtttgcacaaTCTAGACTATCAGAAACCCTTTTGCCACAAAATACACATGCAAGAATTGCATAAAAAGCACATAATGATGCTTCTGGCAATAGGACAATGCATGTTTTCATTACACATCATGATAAAAGCactcataattaattaattgaataAGCTGTTTCCATCACAAAACTTGTTTTGACACACACCGTCAGATCGTACATCATGTAATTCCAAGTACATGCCATTACCTGAATAGTGATCTGAAACCATTCCAGTTATGTGCTCCTGTTCAAAAGTATCTGAAGCTTGTACCAACAAACAGGAGATTCCCGGGTCACATTCCTCACAGAGGCAGGGCTGTTTCCTCACAAACAATCATGCCTGATGCTCGTTTTTCATAAACGTGATGATGGACTCACCAGGGAGGATCTGTCAACGATGATATTGATTTGAatagttaagtgtttttttcatcGTTTgaggaaaaatgggagaaacctcaggaagagccactgAGGAGTGATCACTCTCTCAAGTTGGACAGAGACAAGTTCGGCGggttccaaaaaaaacatccaatgtACAATAAGAGGAACGatataaaatacagaaatgtaaaatgtacaaaactgcatgtgtgtttgtgcagtaaaGGACACTGCACATGAAAAACACTTGTACAAAAGAAGATAATTTAAAGTCAAACGTCCttaaaagaaacagagaaacacaactgTTCACCTGTTGACATTCTTTATTCATCATAATGAGATTATTACAAAAGAAAGTCTGGCACATTCTTAGTTTCACCTAATTccagattgttgttttttattgagtATTTTTAAATTAGAACTTTCAGAGTGAGAGGGAGTATTCCTGTTCTTATTCAAGCAAAGTGAGACCACTGACTTCTTAATAAGTAATTATCCCTGATTTTAATATATGAtatgtatattatgtgtatgtttgtactatacatacatatgtgtattgCCTTAATGCACTGAGTTgtttaaaattacttttttcaattcaattaaaaaaattcaGTTGGAATGCTTATATGTCTTTTTCTCTTAATATTTTAAGCACACAAATTACCCCTTTTTACACTTCTTTTCTAGAAGTAGCTCAtaatgttgtaaaaacaaaacctctttGGTTCCAAAACCAAAATCTAGGAGAGGTTTATAGCTGCCAACAGGGGGCGCCATGAGTCCAGTGCAGATGCTGGGGAAGCACAGAGCCCTGAGTCACACGTAAGCCAGGGTTGTTTACTtctctgtagctgctgctgctgctgctgctgcagtggaggATCCTGGGAAATGtgtggggaggaagggagggagggaggagatcCAGTTGGAACTACTATATAGGCTCCAGGAGTGAACCTGTCGTGTTTTCACTTCACACATAGTGCAGTGTAGTGGGGAGGGAAGATGGCTGTTTATACAGCAGGTCTGTGcaccctctgtctctgtgtgtgtgtaagtactGATGTGGGAGTGCATGATGCCTGTGCATGTTGCAGCTTAAGAGCCccactcctcacacacacacactgcagtaaaAAGCCTGTGTTATGCAGCAGGCAGCAGAGTTATATAAGCCCTGCTGGAAGCGGTGCTGCACTGCAACGAGTGGCAACCTTCAAGACAGTAAACAACCTACGTCACTGCTTCCATGGCATGCATCAGCTCGTACCAAGGCCTGAGAGGGAAGGGGAGGAGGGTTGTTTATAGTGAGTaggactgagtgagtgaggtttTGCCAGGGAGGCACAGAGAGAACGAGAGTGAATTGAGTAACTGAGCGTAAATCCCCCTCGATTTGGCTGATGATAAAGCAGCAGTACGTCAGCCTCCTCATCCAGAAAGAGCTGTTATTGGTGTGTGGTTGTGGAGAGAGTCATTAAGAGTCCCTGTCTCCTGCTGGGTGCTGACAAAATCTTGAGTCGAGGGcctcctttacacctggcattaaaatgtgttttctgtgatcagatagcgcCATGTATTAgtgtacaggtgtaaatacagcCAAGCTACTTTGAGGATGGATTGTTATCAAATGCCAAACCACTTTGGGAGGTGGTCAGAAtttagaaagatagatagatagatagatagatagatagatagatagatagatagatagatagatagatagatagatagatagatagatagatagatagatagatagatagatcaaaCCACTAACCTACTATACTAAACTGAAATTCATcctgtttaaactgtttttctAACTTATTTACCTAATTAGGTACAAGATTAAGTAGAGATTGGTATCGGGGCATTATAGAGCTCCACCTGTTGATATGCTGATGCTATGATAcgtcactgacaaacaaacacagcgtGCATGTTGTCAGTACAGTATGTTCccacatgtacatatatgtgttccctagctgctgttgctgtttcaTAAACACCGTATGTCGCGCGCTTGTCAAAGCTGCTTCTGATGCACCACTACCTGCAGGAAGTATTGAAGTCCTCAAAGCATTATCTCACTCAAATTGCAGGGGGAGGTGAGGACAGGGAGATCCTGTTCCCTTCTGATGgagaacacaaaacaaaaatgttttttattttccaagCGGGCAGGGCGGGAGCCAAACAGTACCACGCAACAGCACCCAGTGACCTTGAAAGCTAAATTTAGATCAGCTTCACACATCACCATTCCAGACTGTGAGCTGTCccccgcttttttttttttttttacttttctcatAGCTGTCTGTGTCGCTGTCTGAACCCCCCTCACTCTCTGTCATAACATGCTGTGTCATGACatctccccctcccttcctctctgctGTTATGAAATGAATTCCAGACCATATTTTTTGACTATTCTCTGTGTTCATCGGCTGACCTGTGGAGCGGCTTGGTCACGTCAGTAGGGGTCAACGAGATGCCATAGCAGCCCTGCGGTGACCTCGACATCTCAGCCTTGATTTAGATCAGAACGTGAGAtatataaaaaactaaaaataaataaagtgaagcaGATGGACTCACAAAGAATGTTGGGGTTAGAGTTTTCCTGATGAGAGGATCTTTTGTTCTTCTCTATTCAAGTTTTCtggacacagtgacacagacatcATGCAGGGTTCCCACATCTTTGTCagcatcaaattcaaggacttttcaaggactttccaggaccaattgcCTCTAAAATTTAAGGggccaaatgtgctgacacagctttggACAcagctttcatttttcagcttctttaagttgaatattttctggtgtcaTTTTTTCTTGGCAACATGGCAAGTTCTggcttaaatgtgattatttctctcttttggATTATGATCAAAGACATCAATTTAGGGCATGTcgtgacattttatagaccgtccagttatttagttatttctCACCAAAGCATTAATGAAGGCCCTTCCACAAACGTGCCCCATTCAAACACCATTCAAACACCATTCAAAACTTGCATTCTATTGACATGATTAATCTTGATCCTCGATCAACAAGGATATTTAAACCTTCCATTCAGCACTGACATCTAACGCTGAAAACCTGAATGAGTCATTGTTTAGTTAGTTGGCTTATTTTCATATACACACCCAACCTACGcatcttttaaataaacacagtgcTACTGTGTACGCCTCTATCCGTGTTAGCTTCCAGCATCTGACATTTACAGTGTGACTGCCTGGCACAATGCTCGGGATAAAACTTTATTATGATCTATAAAAATATGATCATATACAAAGAGAgaaagcttcttttttctttttttggaataattagGACAAGTTTCAATGGTTCTTATTGCAGATAGATATTATGTTGATGTGTACAAGccattttgagtcattttaatttatattttatagtCTGTAGTTATACTTGGAgcctgatatttaaaaaaaagaacacatgtttttttaatgttatggtCAGTTAATAGTCATATTGACagaagaatctttttttttttttcagttcctGGACTAGACAGCATGATTTATTAGCTTTTTCTGCCTTCGTATTCACTCTTTATTGAAAGCACCTAGGGGCCACAcaattggtgtagtggttagcagcaaaaagacccagatCTAGGAACAAtagcctttctgtgtggagtttgcacgttctcctcatgtgtgcgtgggttttctcaaagttctttgtcttcctcccacagtccaaaaacatccaaaaacaattggacactctaaattgaccatgagtgtgagagtgaatggttgtttgtctcgctgggattggcacccgcgataaaagataaatgatgaatgaatgaatgaatgaaataagcACCTACTAAGCATAATATACCATAAaaagtctatatatatatacgtatatatatatactgtaagagtaaaacatttattgatttaattgaTTTGTGAGTTTTTGAGTTGTAACAACTTTGGATTGGAT
This genomic interval from Solea solea chromosome 2, fSolSol10.1, whole genome shotgun sequence contains the following:
- the lig4 gene encoding DNA ligase 4 yields the protein MEGSSGSDAAGEPSVAEQVPFLHLCTVLEKIQKSKLRPEKSKILRDFIDSWRKFHSALHKDKAKTTDSFYPAMRLIVPSFERERMAYGIKESMLAKLYIDVLGLPKNGPEANKLSNYRAPTTSQGEAGDFASMAYFVLKKRLTSQGNLSIKEVNDFLDSVAANNAGKQKDLVKKSLLHLITRSSPLEQKWLIRMILKDMKLGVSKETVLQVFHPDAAELYNVNTDLNKVCQQLHDPSVSLSEVSIGLFSAFKPMLAAVANIRNVEKQMGNSPFYIQTKLDGERIQLHKDGDVYKYFSRNAFEYTQQFGGSPLEGSLTPYIHNVFKSHVVNCILDGEMMAYNPTTDNFMQKGSKFDIKRLMEDSELQTCFCVFDVLLVNNQKLGKETLKKRNETLQTIFNPVKGRLHLVPKTDARTMQEVVNALNDAIDDREEGIMVKDPLSIYKPDKRGEGWLKIKPEYVDGLMDELDLLIVGGYWGKGRRGGMMSHFLGAVAEAPKPGEKPSVFHSFCRIGSGYTMKELYDLGLKLAKHWKVYRKNDPPTSILCGTEKPEVYIEPCNSVIIQVKAAEIVGSDVYKTNCTLRFPRIEKIRDDKEWHQCMTLAELDQFRSKASGKLASRHLYITDEEPQKKKRKLVARPKKVVGIIDHFKPQDLSGVTKETDMFEDVEFCILNGTDDHPKAELEKGVARCGGIVVQNPGRDTYCVIAGVENMRVKNLILANQHDMVWASWLLECLDQKEVVPWQPRHMIHMSPSTKEHFGKEYDAYGDSYFVDTDVQQLRELFGRIRGGDNAPAAVDIGQVEQRYGWDNLPTSMFRPFRAYMDSCADVGDPDTAIPATCLDIRALEFRYHGGTVVPKLEEGVSHVIVTEETRLVDLRTLRRRFRRKFKIVRDSWVTDSIKAGHLINDDSYLV